In Tessaracoccus flavus, the following are encoded in one genomic region:
- a CDS encoding MscL family protein, with protein sequence MKGFKEFLMRGNLIELAVAFVMAAAFAKVVETFTAMFMDLLGKLGGTPDFSSYNPGGISVGAFLTALVAFFIVAAIIYFGVVLPYTKAKERFDKSVEEAPALTKSEQLLEEIRDSLRGRNAL encoded by the coding sequence ATGAAGGGCTTCAAAGAATTCCTGATGCGCGGCAACCTCATTGAGCTTGCCGTTGCCTTCGTCATGGCCGCCGCGTTCGCCAAGGTCGTCGAGACCTTCACCGCCATGTTCATGGACCTCCTGGGCAAGCTTGGCGGCACCCCCGACTTTTCCTCCTACAACCCCGGCGGCATCTCCGTCGGCGCGTTCCTGACCGCGCTCGTGGCGTTCTTCATCGTCGCCGCCATCATCTACTTCGGCGTGGTCCTGCCCTACACCAAGGCCAAGGAGCGCTTCGACAAGTCCGTCGAGGAAGCCCCCGCCCTTACGAAGTCGGAGCAGCTCCTCGAGGAGATCCGCGACTCGCTCCGCGGCCGCAACGCTCTCTGA
- a CDS encoding UTP--glucose-1-phosphate uridylyltransferase: MSKEGLAAARAKMEEAGVSTPAIEVFTRFYELLESGETGIIREDSIEPLLDPPMLADVDITDLQAREAIQKTVIIKLNGGLGTSMGLDKAKTLLEVRDGNNFLDLLAQQVLAARERYDARLPLLLMNSFRTEADTLDYLSKYPELPVGDLPLSFMQNQEPKLRADDLTPVEWPADPTLEWCPPGHGDLYPALEGSGVLDALLEAGFRYACVSNGDNLGAAPNATIAGWFAQSGAPYAAELCRRTINDKKGGHLAVRKSDGQLILRDTAQTASEEMEFFTDEHRHPFFHTNNLWFDLQVLRETLTERGSVLGLPLIRNEKTVDPSDSSSTPVIQVESAMGAAIEVFEGATAICVGRDRFLPVKTTNELLLLRSDVYELNDEGRLIARTSSTPEIDLDSRYYKKVDKFEQRIPVAPSLRRATSLKVTGDWTFGPGVKVVGDVTLPDEGEGQQVPAGTTLE; this comes from the coding sequence ATGTCCAAAGAAGGCCTTGCCGCCGCCCGCGCGAAGATGGAAGAGGCGGGAGTCTCAACGCCGGCGATCGAGGTGTTCACGCGCTTCTACGAGCTGCTGGAATCCGGCGAGACCGGCATCATCCGCGAGGACTCCATCGAGCCGCTGCTGGACCCGCCGATGCTCGCCGACGTCGACATCACCGATCTTCAGGCGCGCGAGGCGATCCAGAAGACCGTCATCATCAAGCTCAACGGCGGGCTCGGGACGTCGATGGGTCTCGACAAGGCCAAGACTCTCCTCGAGGTGCGCGACGGCAACAACTTCCTCGATCTCCTCGCCCAGCAGGTGCTGGCCGCGAGAGAGCGCTACGACGCGCGCCTGCCGCTGCTGCTGATGAACTCGTTCCGCACGGAGGCCGACACCCTCGACTACCTCTCGAAGTACCCCGAGCTGCCCGTCGGTGACCTGCCGCTGAGCTTCATGCAGAACCAGGAGCCGAAGCTCCGAGCCGACGACCTGACCCCGGTCGAATGGCCCGCCGACCCGACGCTGGAGTGGTGCCCGCCGGGTCACGGCGACCTCTACCCGGCGCTGGAGGGCTCCGGCGTCCTGGACGCGCTGCTGGAGGCCGGGTTCCGCTACGCCTGCGTGTCGAACGGCGACAACCTCGGCGCCGCGCCCAACGCCACCATCGCCGGCTGGTTCGCGCAGTCCGGAGCTCCCTACGCGGCCGAGCTCTGCCGTCGTACCATCAACGACAAGAAGGGCGGCCACCTCGCGGTGCGCAAGTCCGATGGTCAGCTGATCCTTCGCGACACCGCCCAGACGGCCAGCGAGGAGATGGAATTCTTCACCGACGAGCACCGGCACCCGTTCTTCCACACCAACAACCTGTGGTTCGACCTGCAGGTGCTCCGGGAGACGCTCACCGAGCGTGGCTCGGTGCTGGGCCTGCCGCTCATCCGCAACGAGAAGACGGTGGACCCGAGCGATTCGTCGTCGACCCCGGTGATTCAGGTGGAGTCGGCTATGGGAGCGGCGATCGAGGTGTTTGAGGGCGCGACTGCGATCTGCGTCGGTCGGGACCGGTTCCTGCCGGTGAAGACCACCAATGAGCTTCTCCTGCTGCGCTCCGACGTCTACGAACTCAACGACGAGGGGCGCCTCATCGCCCGCACGTCGAGCACCCCGGAGATCGATCTCGACTCCCGGTACTACAAGAAGGTCGACAAGTTCGAACAGCGCATCCCGGTGGCGCCGTCGCTACGCCGTGCGACGTCGCTCAAGGTGACCGGGGACTGGACGTTCGGGCCGGGCGTCAAGGTTGTCGGTGACGTCACGCTGCCCGACGAAGGCGAGGGTCAGCAGGTCCCTGCCGGCACCACCCTTGAGTGA
- a CDS encoding multicopper oxidase domain-containing protein — MRRGRSLRDYALVFWLVAAGVVAIAHQWVPEATWLMVHLVALGALTHAAMVWSAHFTAALLRTRHDDDARNRHNRRLGVLGLGSLLVLVGVPIAQWWLVLVGALLVTAAVVWHATLLLADLRRALPGRFRICVRYYVAAAACLPVGAGFGTALAWGLDSRWHANLLVAHTMTMLLGWIGLTVVGTLVTFWPTVLRTRMDDRAEALAKRALPLLIGALAVVIAGSVAGWRPAAALGIAAYAAAIVYWGRSLVAPLRKSPPKEFASASIGAAGVWAVVGLVATAVHVLRADDLELASGYPLIASVWVVGFGLQLLTGALSYLLPSVLGGGPRVVRAGARHFDRWATARLVVINAGLLLWLLPLPGWIRVTVSSTVLLALLVFVPLLIAGIRASVAERRRAAAGEPAAPHERPNAMTGSGLMAGVAALALAVTVGFGIDPGAAGIAAPAPPTSAVAPSGETVRVEVSAVGMSYEPNRIEVDQGDRVVVVLTNEDPTNVHDLAVGASRTPRLAHGETAELDLGVVGESLEGWCTVVGHRQMGMTLDVVVRGAGEAPPDDAPAAHEGHQPAHGDPSARLSSVVDPVAPALPNGTVHRHEFRVTEVPLEVAPGLWQRRWTFNGASVGPTLRGKVGDRFEITLINDGTMGHSIDFHAGAVAPDVPMRTIAPGESLVYTFTAERAGIWMYHCSTMPMSAHIAAGMHGAVIIEPAEGLPEVDREYVLVQSEVFADDAASAEDASDVDADAVLAEQPDRVVFNGVANQYDQQPFAARVGERVRFWVLDAGPNRPTSFHIVGGQFDTVYREGGYVLRDGVDPFGNSGGGSQALALQPAEGGFVELTFPEAGHYPVVSHIMVDAERGAHGIVRVEE; from the coding sequence GTGAGGCGCGGCAGGTCGCTCCGCGACTACGCGCTCGTCTTCTGGCTGGTGGCCGCGGGCGTCGTGGCCATCGCCCATCAGTGGGTGCCGGAAGCCACGTGGCTGATGGTTCATCTCGTCGCGCTGGGCGCCCTGACCCACGCAGCGATGGTGTGGAGCGCCCACTTCACCGCCGCGCTGCTGAGGACCAGGCACGACGACGACGCCCGCAACCGGCACAACCGTCGGTTGGGTGTCCTGGGGCTCGGGTCCCTCCTCGTCCTCGTCGGGGTGCCGATTGCCCAGTGGTGGCTGGTGCTGGTGGGCGCGCTGCTCGTGACCGCGGCGGTCGTCTGGCACGCGACACTGCTCCTGGCGGACCTTCGGCGGGCCCTGCCGGGGCGGTTCCGGATCTGTGTCCGCTACTACGTGGCGGCCGCCGCGTGTCTCCCCGTCGGCGCTGGCTTCGGCACGGCGCTGGCCTGGGGGCTGGACAGCAGATGGCACGCGAACCTGCTGGTGGCCCACACCATGACCATGCTGCTCGGCTGGATCGGGCTGACCGTCGTCGGGACGCTCGTCACGTTCTGGCCCACCGTGCTGCGCACGCGGATGGACGACCGCGCCGAGGCTCTCGCCAAACGCGCGCTGCCACTGCTCATAGGGGCGCTGGCAGTCGTCATCGCCGGCTCGGTGGCGGGCTGGCGGCCTGCCGCAGCGCTCGGCATCGCGGCCTACGCGGCCGCCATCGTGTACTGGGGGCGCAGCCTCGTCGCCCCGCTCCGCAAGAGCCCGCCGAAGGAGTTCGCGTCGGCGTCCATCGGTGCGGCGGGCGTGTGGGCGGTCGTCGGGCTCGTGGCAACCGCCGTGCACGTCCTGCGGGCCGACGACCTCGAGCTGGCGTCCGGCTATCCACTCATCGCGTCGGTATGGGTGGTCGGGTTCGGCCTGCAACTCCTCACAGGAGCGTTGAGCTACCTGTTGCCGTCGGTGCTCGGCGGCGGGCCGCGCGTCGTTCGCGCGGGGGCCCGGCATTTCGACCGGTGGGCCACGGCACGACTCGTCGTCATCAACGCCGGCCTGCTGCTGTGGCTACTCCCGCTCCCCGGCTGGATCCGCGTGACGGTGTCGTCGACGGTGCTCCTTGCGCTGCTGGTCTTCGTCCCGCTGCTGATCGCCGGGATCCGCGCCTCGGTGGCGGAGCGGCGGCGTGCAGCCGCAGGCGAGCCGGCGGCCCCTCACGAGCGTCCCAACGCGATGACCGGCAGCGGCCTCATGGCCGGCGTGGCGGCGCTGGCGCTGGCCGTCACGGTGGGGTTCGGCATCGACCCCGGAGCGGCGGGCATCGCCGCCCCGGCGCCGCCGACCTCCGCCGTCGCGCCGTCGGGGGAGACGGTTCGGGTGGAAGTCTCGGCGGTCGGCATGAGCTATGAACCCAACCGCATCGAGGTGGACCAGGGAGACCGGGTCGTCGTCGTGCTGACCAACGAGGATCCGACGAACGTCCACGATCTCGCGGTCGGAGCCTCGCGCACGCCACGGCTGGCCCACGGCGAAACAGCCGAGCTCGACCTCGGCGTCGTGGGGGAGAGCCTCGAGGGGTGGTGCACCGTGGTGGGCCACCGGCAGATGGGGATGACCCTCGACGTGGTGGTGCGCGGTGCGGGAGAAGCCCCGCCCGACGACGCGCCCGCGGCGCACGAGGGGCATCAGCCCGCGCACGGTGACCCGAGCGCGAGGCTCAGCTCCGTCGTCGATCCGGTTGCCCCTGCTCTGCCGAACGGCACTGTCCACCGGCACGAGTTCAGGGTCACGGAGGTGCCGCTCGAGGTCGCGCCAGGCCTCTGGCAGCGGCGCTGGACGTTCAACGGGGCGTCGGTGGGGCCCACCCTGCGCGGCAAGGTGGGCGACCGGTTTGAGATCACGCTCATCAACGACGGCACGATGGGCCACTCGATCGACTTCCACGCCGGAGCCGTCGCGCCGGACGTGCCGATGCGCACCATCGCCCCGGGGGAGAGCCTCGTCTACACGTTTACGGCGGAGAGGGCGGGCATCTGGATGTACCACTGCTCGACGATGCCGATGAGCGCCCACATCGCGGCGGGCATGCACGGTGCGGTGATCATCGAGCCCGCCGAGGGTCTGCCCGAGGTGGACCGGGAGTATGTGCTCGTGCAGTCCGAGGTGTTCGCCGACGACGCCGCGAGCGCGGAGGACGCCTCCGACGTCGACGCAGACGCCGTCCTGGCCGAGCAGCCCGACCGTGTGGTGTTCAACGGGGTGGCGAACCAGTACGACCAGCAGCCGTTCGCCGCGCGGGTCGGCGAGCGGGTCAGGTTCTGGGTGCTCGACGCCGGACCAAACCGGCCCACGAGCTTCCACATCGTCGGGGGGCAGTTCGACACCGTCTACCGCGAGGGCGGGTACGTGCTGCGAGACGGCGTCGATCCGTTCGGCAACTCAGGGGGCGGATCGCAGGCGCTGGCCCTGCAGCCAGCGGAGGGCGGTTTCGTGGAACTCACGTTCCCGGAGGCCGGCCACTACCCGGTGGTCAGCCACATCATGGTCGACGCCGAGCGCGGTGCGCACGGGATCGTGCGCGTCGAGGAGTAG
- a CDS encoding hemerythrin domain-containing protein, whose translation MCSYCGCDSITVIGRFMEEHVEIINACGDLRHAVADGGDVPGAAAALGALLGPHTASEEVGLFAVMKRRDEFTDHVSTLCGEHRSLDELLAAIADGEHELMESFEKALRDHIHKEDNGLFPAAAMGLDGEEWIEIDQVTHDHDHATGTVHHH comes from the coding sequence GTGTGTAGCTACTGCGGCTGCGACTCCATCACCGTCATCGGGCGGTTCATGGAGGAGCACGTAGAGATCATCAACGCCTGCGGCGACCTACGCCACGCGGTCGCCGACGGCGGGGATGTGCCGGGCGCTGCCGCAGCGCTCGGCGCTCTGCTGGGCCCCCACACCGCGTCAGAAGAGGTGGGCCTGTTCGCCGTCATGAAGCGGCGCGATGAGTTCACCGACCACGTGTCGACGCTGTGTGGGGAGCACCGGTCCCTCGACGAACTGCTGGCAGCTATCGCCGACGGCGAGCACGAGCTCATGGAGTCGTTCGAGAAGGCGCTGCGCGACCACATCCACAAAGAGGACAACGGACTCTTCCCCGCCGCCGCCATGGGGCTGGACGGCGAGGAGTGGATCGAGATCGATCAGGTGACCCATGACCACGACCACGCCACCGGCACGGTCCACCACCACTGA
- a CDS encoding DUF2249 domain-containing protein yields the protein MTELNLTAKSGCGCGGHDESLPELDARVIPHAVRHAAIHGVVDSLQTGSAFVLVAPHDPVPLLRQINDRHGDNIAVSYVQEGPEAWKLKLARV from the coding sequence ATGACTGAACTGAATCTCACCGCCAAGTCCGGCTGCGGCTGCGGCGGCCACGACGAATCCCTCCCCGAGCTGGATGCACGTGTGATCCCGCACGCCGTCCGCCACGCCGCCATCCACGGCGTCGTCGACTCCCTCCAGACGGGCTCCGCGTTCGTCCTGGTGGCGCCCCACGATCCTGTTCCCCTTCTGCGTCAGATCAACGACCGTCACGGGGACAACATCGCGGTCAGCTACGTCCAGGAAGGTCCCGAGGCCTGGAAGCTCAAGCTCGCGCGTGTGTAG
- the yidD gene encoding membrane protein insertion efficiency factor YidD, with protein MNSLAAILTTPRRGVVAAIDLYQRRLSPRKGFTCAHLAAGGTRSCSAVIRAIVADEGLVAGFVPTVAQFAACARAASTLRSGPQAVQGVCCCGGIPIPFRF; from the coding sequence ATGAACTCGCTTGCAGCCATCCTCACGACCCCGCGACGGGGCGTTGTCGCCGCGATCGACCTATACCAACGCCGCCTCTCACCGCGGAAGGGCTTCACCTGCGCGCACCTCGCCGCCGGCGGGACGCGCTCGTGCTCGGCGGTGATCCGGGCGATCGTCGCGGATGAGGGTCTTGTCGCCGGATTCGTGCCGACGGTGGCTCAGTTCGCCGCCTGCGCCAGGGCCGCGTCGACGCTGAGGTCCGGGCCGCAGGCGGTCCAGGGCGTCTGCTGCTGCGGGGGTATCCCCATCCCGTTCCGCTTCTGA
- a CDS encoding dihydroorotate dehydrogenase-like protein, producing the protein MTDLTTTYLGLPLRNPVVASAGPLSQTVEGIKTLADGGVGAVVMYSLFEEQLRREAAATAELEELYEDSYAEALSYFPSVPRSDRDASHAYLKLVEESVKSIDVPLIASLNGASMGGWTQTARQLADAGAAAIELNIYFVPGDIHMPGLTVEERHLEILAGVKQSVDVPVAVKLSPYFSSIGNVAVQLDAAGADGLVLFNRFLQPDIDIDRITVESGVSLSNPLEARLPRTWIAVLRGKIAASLAATTGVDTAEDVIKYILAGADVVMTTSALLRRGPAYAKVLVDGLEEWLSARQLTLAKARGLLAVPADSAEAYERAGYVSALEKAKTTYGSLR; encoded by the coding sequence ATGACAGACCTGACCACCACGTACCTCGGGCTGCCGCTGCGCAACCCGGTCGTCGCTTCGGCAGGGCCGCTCTCGCAGACGGTGGAGGGCATCAAGACCCTCGCCGACGGCGGAGTCGGGGCAGTCGTCATGTACTCGCTGTTCGAAGAGCAGCTCCGCAGGGAGGCCGCCGCGACCGCGGAACTTGAGGAGCTTTACGAGGATTCCTACGCCGAGGCGCTGAGCTACTTCCCGAGCGTCCCGCGGTCGGATCGTGACGCCAGCCACGCCTATTTGAAGCTCGTCGAGGAGAGCGTCAAATCCATTGACGTGCCGCTCATCGCGTCTCTGAACGGGGCCTCGATGGGGGGCTGGACGCAGACCGCCCGTCAGCTCGCCGACGCCGGCGCCGCTGCGATCGAGCTCAACATCTACTTCGTCCCCGGCGACATCCACATGCCCGGGCTGACAGTGGAGGAGAGGCACCTGGAGATCCTGGCCGGCGTGAAGCAGTCCGTCGACGTCCCGGTGGCGGTGAAGCTCAGCCCGTACTTCTCGTCGATCGGCAACGTCGCCGTCCAATTGGACGCCGCCGGCGCCGACGGCCTGGTCCTCTTCAACCGGTTCCTGCAGCCGGACATCGACATCGACCGCATCACCGTCGAGAGCGGGGTGTCGCTCTCCAATCCGCTGGAGGCGCGTCTGCCGCGCACGTGGATCGCGGTCCTGCGCGGCAAGATCGCGGCGTCGCTGGCGGCGACCACGGGCGTCGACACCGCGGAGGACGTGATCAAGTACATCCTCGCGGGCGCGGACGTCGTGATGACGACGTCGGCCCTGCTCCGGCGCGGACCCGCCTACGCCAAGGTGCTGGTGGACGGGCTGGAGGAGTGGCTGTCCGCGCGTCAGCTGACCCTCGCGAAGGCCCGCGGCCTGCTCGCTGTCCCGGCGGATTCCGCCGAGGCGTACGAGCGTGCCGGCTACGTCTCGGCCCTGGAGAAGGCGAAGACCACGTACGGTTCGCTGCGCTGA
- the nifJ gene encoding pyruvate:ferredoxin (flavodoxin) oxidoreductase: MSGQEMRKAIIDGNEAAADVAFRVSELCSIYPITPSSTMAELADEWAAHGRTNVWGQVPTVIEMQSEGGAAGAMHGALQGGALSTTFTASQGLLLMIPNMFRIAGELTSTVFHVAARSLATQGLSIFGDHQDVMAVRQTGVCLLSSASVQEAHDMAAIAHHATLRTRLPFVHFFDGFRTSHELNTMTRISDDELRSFIPRDLVLEHRGRALSPANPFIRGTAQNPDTYFQSRETSNLFYQWVPEVLTDAMVKFERLTGRRYGLVEYHGADDAEQVVVVMGSGVEAITPVVDRLNAEGRKVGVIQVRLYRPFPTDAFLAALPATATRVAVLDRTKEPGASGEPMFLDVTSMLAEAVADGRRGSLPTVIGGRYGLSSKEFTPAMVVAIFDELALERPRPRFTVGIHDDVTHLSLDYDPTIDLEDPETLRAVFYGLGSDGTVGANKNTIKILGSSDETFAQGYFVYDSKKSGSRTVSHLRFGPNPIKAPYLVNQAGFIGCHHWSILERVDVLEFAREGTTLLLNSAYGPDETWHHLPAPMQRRIIELGINLYVIDANKVARAAGLGSRTNTILQTCFFAISGVLPRDKAITKIKDAISKTYARKSAEVVRKNHSAVDSALAELHRVEIPATSTSERGLIPPVPSDSPEFVRTVTATMLRGRGDDLPVSALPIDGTYPSGTTKFEKRNISAIVAEWDPETCIQCGNCAFVCPHAVLRAKSYPEHLLDGAPDGFLSAPLNAAGLPSTKYTLQVYAEDCTGCGLCVEACPVKPIDQPSRRAINLVPLLDREPEKKAVEFFEELPQNDRINVDFGTVRGTQFLEPLFEFSGACAGCGETPYLKLLSQLFGDRAIIANATGCSSIYGGNLPTTPWAKNAAGRGPAWSNSLFEDNAEFGLGMRLAADLHERLARARLAELRDEIGDPELVDGILDATQHQGSEITRQMERVIALKEKIAPLTGTAAEDLKSVADHLVRRSVWIVGGDGWAYDIGSSGVDHVLASGRNVNILVLDTEVYSNTGGQASKSTPLGAVAKFASAGKLTNKKDMAMQAAAYGSVYVARVAMGADPQQTLKAFREAEAYDGPSLIIAYSHCIAHGYDIRKGLEQQYRAVNSGHWPLMRYNPVIRDAGGNPFLLDSPRPRLTLSQYQSAELRYKVLRAADPVEADRLLALAQAQVDRRWDEYEELASRGAEQFAKDPRSAR, from the coding sequence ATGAGCGGGCAGGAGATGCGCAAGGCGATCATCGACGGCAACGAGGCTGCGGCGGACGTGGCCTTCCGGGTGAGCGAGCTGTGCTCGATCTACCCGATCACGCCGTCGTCGACGATGGCGGAGCTCGCCGACGAGTGGGCGGCCCACGGCCGCACGAACGTCTGGGGCCAGGTGCCGACCGTCATCGAGATGCAGTCGGAGGGTGGCGCCGCCGGTGCCATGCACGGGGCGCTCCAGGGCGGCGCGCTGTCCACGACGTTCACCGCCTCGCAAGGCCTGCTGCTCATGATCCCCAACATGTTCCGCATCGCCGGAGAGCTGACGTCGACCGTCTTCCACGTCGCGGCGCGCTCGCTCGCCACGCAGGGTCTGTCGATCTTCGGCGACCACCAGGACGTGATGGCCGTCCGGCAGACCGGCGTCTGCCTGCTCAGCTCGGCCTCCGTGCAGGAGGCGCACGACATGGCCGCGATCGCCCATCACGCGACGCTGCGCACCAGACTGCCGTTCGTCCACTTCTTCGACGGCTTCCGCACCAGCCACGAGCTGAACACGATGACCCGCATCTCCGACGACGAGTTGCGGTCCTTCATCCCGCGTGACCTGGTGCTCGAGCACCGCGGGCGGGCACTCAGCCCCGCCAATCCGTTCATCCGCGGCACCGCTCAGAACCCCGACACCTACTTCCAGTCCCGCGAGACGTCCAACCTCTTCTACCAGTGGGTCCCCGAGGTGCTCACCGACGCCATGGTCAAGTTCGAACGGCTGACGGGCCGGCGCTACGGGCTGGTCGAGTACCACGGCGCGGACGACGCCGAGCAGGTAGTCGTCGTCATGGGCTCCGGCGTCGAGGCGATCACCCCGGTGGTCGACCGGCTGAACGCCGAGGGGCGGAAGGTGGGCGTGATCCAGGTGCGCCTGTACCGGCCGTTCCCGACCGACGCGTTCCTCGCCGCGCTGCCCGCCACCGCCACCCGCGTCGCGGTGCTGGACCGCACGAAGGAGCCGGGCGCCTCGGGCGAGCCGATGTTCCTCGACGTCACCTCCATGCTCGCCGAAGCGGTGGCCGACGGCCGCCGCGGCTCCCTGCCCACGGTGATCGGCGGCCGGTACGGACTGTCGTCGAAGGAGTTCACGCCAGCCATGGTCGTGGCGATCTTCGACGAGCTGGCCTTGGAACGCCCTCGCCCGCGGTTCACCGTCGGCATCCACGACGACGTCACCCACCTGTCGCTGGACTACGATCCGACGATCGATCTGGAGGATCCCGAGACGCTGCGCGCGGTGTTCTACGGGCTCGGCTCGGACGGGACCGTTGGCGCCAACAAGAACACCATCAAGATCCTCGGCTCCAGCGACGAGACGTTCGCGCAGGGATACTTCGTCTACGACTCGAAGAAGTCCGGATCGCGGACCGTCTCCCACCTGCGCTTCGGCCCCAACCCGATCAAGGCGCCGTACCTGGTGAACCAGGCGGGCTTCATCGGCTGCCACCACTGGTCGATCCTGGAGCGCGTGGACGTTCTCGAGTTCGCCCGCGAAGGCACCACGCTGCTCCTCAACTCGGCGTATGGCCCCGACGAGACGTGGCACCATCTGCCGGCACCCATGCAGCGACGGATCATCGAGCTGGGCATCAACCTGTACGTCATCGACGCCAACAAGGTGGCGAGGGCTGCGGGCCTCGGCAGCCGGACCAACACCATCCTCCAGACGTGCTTCTTCGCCATCTCCGGTGTGCTGCCGCGGGACAAGGCGATCACCAAGATCAAGGACGCCATCTCGAAGACCTACGCGCGCAAGTCAGCCGAGGTGGTGCGGAAGAACCACAGCGCAGTCGACTCGGCGCTGGCCGAGCTCCACCGCGTCGAGATCCCTGCGACATCGACGTCGGAGCGTGGGCTGATCCCGCCCGTCCCGTCGGACTCGCCGGAATTCGTGCGGACCGTCACCGCGACGATGCTGCGGGGGAGGGGCGACGACCTGCCGGTCTCCGCGTTGCCGATCGACGGCACCTACCCGTCGGGCACCACCAAGTTCGAGAAGCGCAACATCTCCGCGATCGTTGCCGAGTGGGATCCGGAGACGTGTATCCAGTGCGGCAACTGTGCCTTCGTGTGCCCGCATGCGGTGCTCCGCGCGAAGTCCTACCCTGAGCACCTCCTCGACGGGGCGCCCGACGGCTTCCTGTCCGCGCCCCTCAACGCCGCCGGACTGCCGTCGACCAAGTACACCCTGCAGGTCTACGCGGAGGACTGCACCGGCTGCGGGCTCTGCGTGGAGGCGTGCCCGGTCAAGCCGATCGACCAGCCGTCGCGCCGCGCGATCAACCTCGTACCGCTGCTCGACCGCGAGCCGGAGAAGAAGGCCGTCGAGTTCTTCGAGGAACTGCCGCAGAACGACCGCATCAACGTCGACTTCGGCACCGTGCGTGGCACCCAGTTCCTGGAGCCCCTGTTCGAGTTCTCCGGGGCATGCGCCGGGTGTGGGGAGACCCCCTACCTTAAGCTGCTGAGCCAGTTGTTCGGCGACCGCGCGATCATCGCCAACGCGACCGGCTGCTCGTCGATCTACGGCGGCAACCTGCCGACGACGCCGTGGGCCAAGAACGCTGCGGGCCGAGGGCCGGCCTGGTCCAACTCGCTGTTCGAGGACAACGCCGAGTTCGGCCTGGGGATGCGGCTGGCGGCCGACCTGCACGAGCGGTTGGCCCGGGCCCGCCTGGCCGAGCTCAGGGACGAGATCGGTGACCCGGAACTGGTCGATGGAATCCTCGACGCCACCCAGCACCAGGGCTCCGAGATCACCCGCCAGATGGAGCGGGTCATCGCGCTGAAGGAGAAAATCGCCCCGCTCACCGGCACCGCCGCCGAGGATCTCAAGTCGGTGGCCGACCACCTGGTCCGGCGGTCCGTGTGGATCGTCGGTGGAGACGGATGGGCCTACGACATCGGCAGCTCCGGCGTCGACCACGTGCTGGCCTCCGGGCGTAACGTGAACATCCTGGTCCTCGACACCGAGGTCTACTCCAACACTGGCGGCCAGGCCTCGAAGTCGACGCCGCTGGGCGCCGTCGCCAAGTTCGCCTCGGCGGGCAAGCTGACCAACAAGAAGGACATGGCGATGCAGGCCGCCGCCTACGGTTCGGTCTACGTGGCCCGGGTGGCGATGGGCGCCGACCCGCAGCAGACGCTCAAGGCGTTCCGGGAGGCCGAGGCCTACGACGGGCCGAGCCTCATCATCGCCTACAGCCACTGCATCGCCCACGGCTACGACATCCGCAAGGGCCTGGAGCAGCAGTACCGCGCCGTCAACTCCGGGCACTGGCCGCTCATGCGCTACAACCCGGTGATCCGGGACGCTGGGGGCAACCCGTTCCTGCTGGACTCGCCGCGGCCGCGCCTGACGCTGTCGCAGTACCAGTCGGCGGAACTGCGCTACAAGGTCCTGCGCGCGGCCGACCCGGTGGAGGCCGATAGACTGCTGGCGCTCGCACAGGCGCAGGTTGACCGGCGCTGGGACGAGTACGAAGAACTTGCCAGCCGCGGTGCGGAACAGTTCGCCAAGGACCCGAGGAGCGCCCGATGA